Proteins from a genomic interval of Phocoena phocoena chromosome 20, mPhoPho1.1, whole genome shotgun sequence:
- the ZNF469 gene encoding zinc finger protein 469: protein MPGEQPLGAPPPTMTGDLQLCPAASGTGGPLQPPSEVSAPANRTAKTTGSGAQAMDSPETQVRQAGKAGPKAPLPRTQSLSSAPGKGRSPQAPAGRNVVQARARRASRLDSSPQQLYGLSIASSRPKPALDEKTPEGPQQEGPRPPEAEAPRDQGTRARLRPGPPRAEASPGPEELSFQKCFQETPSSFTSTNYTSPSATPGPPPLRAPQSSGASPCRPASYVEFQASRADAWPPTAENSFPGASFGVPPAEPEPFPEGGSPGVVAFQYPFPELHGAGPKAFPEDAAGPEFAERALVFAFHQPRGAWPEEPVGTGPAYPLPARSGPPAPPCYPGRPGGLNAPSDLGGALPPPGAARPAPSPFSESTATFRDSLHESVTKVLPERPPSAHDGLGSPRGPPNSLAQRQFPRQAYGSPRAGGVGASPGPRDTELTASGPPAARLPPLWDPAPAPYPTPPLGPLATTRSAFFEAQPGPGQQLSLPQSPPLPWPQVLPAAGPGPHQMEMLNQLPFPPEVPEWQGGSQGALAAATGKTPGPGEKLAVLRNSPGQHSGGSPGLFAYNGLKDPGAQPPFFGAAQPQASPRGPPGPPQPRVVGASPSESPLPSPATHTASSTCSSLSPLSSSPANPSSDEGQLPAPLGPSAFFHPPTHPQDTGSPFPSPEPSHALPIHYQPEPVKAFPFPTEGLEEPPFPSSGLEVGSVGLEGFPQEPPPYSAHHFPLSSASLDQLDVLLTCRQCDRNYSSLAAFLGHRQFCSLLPARAKDGHQQPPGFPTPPVTPSALAAPKAPASGTPSPLSHTRTAPFLLGGDVRPDGRDDPLRMSFLPSPAAAPFPLPAGDLDLDDAAKLDSLITEALNGLEYQSDNPEIDSSFIDVFTDEEPSGPRGPATGQPPKTRLGAAPENRAQLPLPAVAAPLEPQPTRPGDTGYPAGPRPKTRSLGPAPSEADGAGLAGQQRRGKRFKLFRKELDTVSTAKRPGRGSRASRLRPRRKGRAEPALSRPRDLRTQAPKSHADPGGRTLLVETRSSRRLRLSPGQDCRRRRPRGGTWSKELIHKIVEQKNRAGQRGPAPGTADGGPPDRGGASESEEEVGPRLRGSRFRGRPRPSGRRWRRGEKRKEVDGQQQKPRKAVRQEAVRPGGSPGPEEPGRPWPGPIKSPEAQGPSHGSEAGVGPEERGPQRLLQGPTGAETPEESRPSLDFPRDTTSPEIAEDLPPEAAELHREALSSSPATCGGGDPCPPTPERPQLRKEDAVPPRASSPPLGAPRCSEPPASPPGESLVPIANAADAAHPEPRTLFLKTPGLGDSVGLPAAKKGPQPCSSPPGGLFLRPKDLAGCFHKDLGSQSSAPDSPPAIRAGLCQGGEDASSQEPKPPRNPPYTVVTGPGKAESPPALERAALFSGLPGHGFEPPVYGSLSGNGDTQVPRACAAPPPRKLQLDPPYPSFLPKMGWCLLEEVSPVPPGRLRTSPSLSGEKAFSQRCPGEGTVATSLPTLPGKVIKCSTACSGDLSEEELEIKRLVTELECQLQSKGAQDAPGEPCGASVTSPGELSPHPEGAETTVATTGGTLGGPQEEWPSLHPGEAALAPGAHKDVVPGGPFRPTEASLSFRPVQKAGVSKTGLPRAEGGLGAQLEVCLPEPPWDMGSLAKRSPSPEPSLPEGNRAARIQHSQDLPLLFLCPRRGGHSPGSHRAPGPGRDPSELEAFGSPVAPLAPGLAFRGAELLPLGATPHSGASHNGAPKGHSVSSTGGPGGARLLSPVAGGPGPEGNEGSVPAGASPSRASVPDPSPGRRPQDPASSPLHQLQLLVSRAAEREDDTRGSQGPPPDDTQSPQHSDPSDPGEESVEGGKMACSPAQGFPGVMRMTAVPAVAGRQLGPEGDGHPGSHGQAEKPEGQVGASQLQPDDRGRPGRPAQLAGQLQRSRAAVGLWNGARTTPGPAYSEAESSVPALAAADTGDGPEDQAPEAVAGPGLRKHLLFTGESPAPPTRDLAMHTPSPTSAATPDPCGPTEGPAHHPLRGDCGPLEGPPEEPSFVGVFTPAHGGDCPGGRVARTLEGSRKERPREAPACVTPPPPARATSPRVTITAAALSGIPTTGGLGAVRGPRAEWPDPRGALSSTHPDGVPKGPSSEPPGNRESHGVTAVPTDPSTRGAMGPDPHTCQEGEAEASLQEQEGLEMPGAGRPAVTEASEAGTRGLRVTCPATELHPGRTTTPSGTASDSRPRSPQSLGDTLHRRPQGDPLSPQDPRQKPRGFKKKPVFTENGHWRGGAPSGQPVTCEVCSASFRSGPGLSRHRARKHGLHRATASQPSPAAPPAPQTCHPPGKKSRRVPGKERPRRLVGDPSQAGRPSPARGSVAPEDALGPGMSRGLRRGLSLLGAPGCPPRWEPHPPDMVKQGVGVRPAEPRKQDQLERDEARSKQTKKGGGQRRGRPPADFPSESEGKASKRARKPRARRFREESGLQGPADEISGRRGWNPSAAVANCPALPSRRLSPEAEQETESPQPPLVATDLEETPARKPPGDRVACPGMVEGAPPGPEGPVGRKAASARGCGEPRETRMSGICKEPSRAAGGKPAGDSRVAESRAGQGVREGHEAPWDPQAPPETRGPEAGGTVSSCLWDPLHSPGEGVQGRESTAPGAPSPNLGDPLSLFDDEASFSQLFPLGDRLVRKKNPRVYGKRCKKSKPPPQPAPSSRAGGSAALSSFRLPTDLSDSGSLCLSHEDPWGDEAAGLPESFLLEGFLSSKVPGIDPWAVGPSLWALEPHAEAEPCCAEDHPSESIPELHVVPAAWRGLELQAPADGATSSPGDASPEPPNLEREHPECGVPGSAADLQVQDLCFLGPCEDPAGLPGTSFLDFEATASSQGPQSRTEEAAGARRAPGGGRPTKARRASYKCRVCFQRFHGLGELDLHKLAHSPSPPPTCYMCVERRFGSRELLREHLQEKHVQSKAGLWACGMCRREVAGVWMYNEHLREHAVRFARKGQARRSLGDLPGCWEGDGVATRFLSGIVGQAPKPHRGKRSIGGKAGGGPAEAAGADVGAGKEFPGERRRPKARATGSDPDSASAQGSPSACVNPAPPGGLSPDGRSHSESPPPAVPVHQDCKDPARDCHHCGKRFPKPFKLQRHLAVHSPQRVYLCPQCPRVYPEHQELRVHLGGEHGLSGELELQHTPLYACELCANVTHISKRSFVCSSCNYTFAKKEQFDRHMDKHRRRGQQPFTFRGVRRPGAPGHKALVREGSLPSKRRRVATSSSPPGSGVDGPLSRDSGPTLSERCLPALPQPGPEAAPSTTAGQPGTPERPTDPVGHPVGGSDLPSALQELLPPSLSPFPAASADGTDGHEPGQALESSEDEASPGSPGRFLQQALPLGGSLPQPGARGQDAEEKRAAGPLSGKHRTPSAPGKCAPDHHPEAPSLLWKEKQVSTCHVAPAGGAGGPSLRGSANKPGGCQSSSKDRSASSTASKAPKFPVQLKKAVPSPVPTELPRGAEDRPKPTTLQVKPGPGSQGAGGPRQGTKAAGGSQPQPASGQLQSETATTPAKPNGPGQGPAPDKAPPRAPAKGYPKGPRGASDQGPRGSLGPREDGDSSEKKRKGRAPGPTRNEAVGSPGRGPAVPDKPPRAPRKQATPSRVLPAKPKAGSQNGTTPPQPSEPRKGEPGHAPGSSRRGKEALGKALPQARPPHRPPRRGGAVLGAEPPNSRACRTAESQSHLLSQLFGQRLTSFKIPLKKDASE, encoded by the coding sequence ATGCCTGGGGAGCAGCCCCTCGGAGCGCCACCCCCAACCATGACCGGAGACCTGCAGCTCTGCCCAGCGGCCAGTGGCACGGGGGGCCCCCTGCAACCTCCCAGTGAGGTCAGTGCCCCAGCCAACAGGACCGCCAAGACTACGGGCAGCGGGGCCCAAGCCATGGACAGCCCTGAGACCCAGGTGCGGCAGGCTGGGAAGGCGGGGCCCAAGGCCCCACTCCCCAGAACCCAGTCCCTGAGCAGCGCCCCTGGGAAGGGAAGAagcccccaggccccagcagggAGGAACGTGGTGCAGGCTCGCGCACGGCGGGCGAGCAGGCTGGACAGCAGCCCCCAGCAGCTCTACGGTCTGAGCATCGCCAGCTCAAGGCCCAAACCCGCCCTGGACGAGAAGACCCCTGAGGGCCCGCAGCAAGAGGGCCCCCGGCCCCCAGAGGCCGAGGCCCCCCGGGACCAAGGAACCAGAGCCCGTCTCAGGCCCGGCCCCCCCAGGGCTGAGGCCTCGCCTGGCCCGGAAGAGCTCAGCTTCCAAAAGTGCTTCCAGGAGACCCCCTCCAGCTTTACCTCCACCAACTATACCTCACCAAGCGCCACCCCTGGGCCCCCGCCCCTCAGGGCCCCCCAGAGCAGCGGCGCCAGCCCCTGCCGGCCGGCCTCCTACGTGGAATTCCAGGCCAGCAGGGCCGACGCCTGGCCTCCCACGGCTGAGAACAGCTTCCCAGGTGCTAGTTTCGGGGTGCCGCCTGCTGAGCCGGAGCCCTTTCCCGAAGGCGGCAGCCCCGGGGTGGTTGCCTTCCAGTACCCCTTCCCAGAGCTGCACGGAGCCGGCCCGAAAGCCTTCCCCGAGGACGCGGCCGGGCCCGAGTTCGCCGAGAGGGCGCTGGTGTTCGCCTTCCACCAGCCTCGGGGAGCGTGGCCCGAGGAGCCGGTGGGCACGGGCCCAGCCTACCCCCTGCCCGCCCGCTCgggccccccagccccgccctgctACCCCGGCCGGCCAGGCGGCCTCAACGCCCCCAGCGACCTTGGTGGTGCGCTCCCTCCCCCTGGCGCTGCTCGcccggcccccagccccttcTCGGAGAGCACGGCCACCTTCCGGGACAGTTTGCACGAGAGCGTGACCAAAGTGCTCCCTGAGAGGCCGCCTTCGGCCCACGATGGGCTGGGGAGCCCCAGGGGGCCCCCAAACTCGCTGGCCCAAAGGCAGTTTCCCAGGCAGGCGTATGGAAGCCCCAGAGCCGGCGGGGTGGGCGCCAGCCCAGGGCCTCGGGACACGGAGCTGACTGCCTCCGGGCCCCCCGCCGCCAGACTGCCCCCGCTCTGGGACCCCGCCCCAGCCCCTTACCCCACGCCTCCCCTGGGCCCCCTGGCCACTACCAGGAGCGCATTCTTCGAagcccagcctggcccaggcCAGCAGCTCAGCCTCCCCCAGAGCCCCCCGCTGCCCTGGCCCCAGGTGCTCCCGGCCGCCGGCCCCGGCCCCCACCAGATGGAGATGTTGAACCAGCTGCCTTTCCCCCCGGAAGTCCCCGAGTGGCAGGGGGGCAGCCAGGGAGCCCTGGCTGCTGCCACAGGCAAGACGCCCGGGCCAGGCGAGAAACTGGCGGTCCTGAGAAACAGCCCAGGCCAGCACAGCGGTGGCTCCCCTGGGCTGTTCGCCTACAACGGGCTGAAGGACCCTGGAGCCCAGCCCCCCTTCTTCGGGGCggcccagccccaggcctccccacggggcccccccggccccccccaGCCCAGGGTGGTGGGAGCCTCCCCCAGCGAGTCCCCCCTGCCCTCGCCGGCCACCCACACGGCCAGCAGCACCTGTTCGTCGCTGTCCCCTCTGTCCAGCAGCCCGGCCAACCCCAGCTCGGATGAGGGCCAGCTCCCCGCGCCGCTCGGGCCGTCCGCCTTCTTCCACCCACCCACGCACCCCCAGGACACCGGCAGCCCCTTCCCGTCCCCCGAGCCCTCGCACGCCCTCCCCATCCACTACCAGCCAGAGCCAGTCAAggccttccctttccccacagaggggctggaggagccCCCGTTCCCTAGCTCGGGGCTCGAGGTGGGCAGCGTGGGCCTGGAGGGCTTCCCCCAGGAGCCGCCCCCCTACTCCGCCCACCACTTCCCCCTCAGCAGCGCCAGCCTGGACCAGCTGGACGTGCTGCTCACCTGTCGGCAGTGTGACCGGAACTACAGCAGCCTAGCCGCCTTCCTGGGGCACCGGCAGTTCTGCAGCCTGCTGCCGGCCAGGGCCAAGGATGGCCACCAGCAGCCCCCCGGGTTCCCCACGCCCCCCGTCACCCCCTCTGCACTGGCTGCCCCCAAAGCACCGGCCAGCGGGACCCCGAGCCCACTCAGCCACACCAGGACAGCGCCCTTCCTGCTGGGTGGGGACGTCCGGCCCGATGGCAGAGATGACCCCCTGAGGATGAGCTTCCTGCCCAGCCCGGCCGCCGCCCCCTTCCCACTGCCTGCAGGGGACCTGGACCTGGACGACGCCGCCAAGCTGGACAGCCTCATCACGGAGGCGCTCAACGGCCTGGAGTACCAGTCAGACAACCCTGAGATAGACAGCAGCTTCATCGACGTCTTCACGGACGAGGAACCTTCCGGCCCCCGGGGCCCCGCCACCGGGCAGCCCCCCAAGACCAGGCTGGGGGCAGCGCCAGAGAACAGAGCCCAGCTCCCGCTCCCGGCGGTGGCTGCCCCGCTGGAGCCCCAGCCGACCCGGCCCGGCGACACGGGCTACCCGGCCGGCCCCAGGCCCAAAACCCGCTCCCTGGGCCCAGCGCCCTCAGAGGCAGATGGGGCCGGCCTGGCCGGCCAGCAGAGAAGAGGAAAGCGATTTAAGTTGTTCCGGAAAGAGCTGGACACGGTCAGCACCGCCAAGAGGCCGGGCAGGGGCTCCAGGGCCAGCCGCCTGAGGCCGAGGAGGAAAGGCCGGGCTGAGCCGGCCCTGTCCCGCCCGCGGGACCTCAGAACCCAGGCCCCCAAGAGCCACGCGGACCCGGGGGGACGGACCCTCCTGGTGGAGACCCGGAGCTCCAGGCGCCTCCGACTGTCCCCCGGCCAGGACTGCAGGCGGAGGCGGCCGCGCGGCGGCACCTGGAGCAAGGAGCTCATCCACAAGATCGTGGAGCAGAAGAACCGGGCGGGCCAGCGCGGCCCAGCCCCGGGCACCGCGGACGGCGGGCCCCCCGACCGCGGCGGCGCCTCCGAGTCTGAGGAGGAGGTTGGCCCGCGACTGCGAGGCTCACGCTTCAGAGGCCGGCCCCGCCCCAGCGGCCGGCGATGGCGCCGGGGcgagaagaggaaggaagtggACGGGCAGCAGCAGAAGCCCAGGAAGGCCGTGAGGCAGGAGGCCGTGAGGCCTGGGGGCTCCCCGGGCCCAGAGGAGCCGGGCAGGCCGTGGCCAGGTCCCATCAAGAGTCCCGAGGCCCAGGGCCCGTCGCACGGCTCAGAGGCTGGAGTGGGCCCTGAGGAGAGAGGCCCCCAGCGCCTCCTGCAGGGTCCCACGGGCGCCGAGACCCCAGAGGAAAGCCGTCCCTCTCTGGACTTCCCCCGAGACACCACGAGCCCTGAAATCGCTGAAGACCTTCCCCCTGAGGCCGCAGAACTTCACAGAGAGGCTCTGAGCTCCTCTCCAGCCACCTGTGGGGGAGGAgacccctgccccccaaccccagagCGACCACAGCTCCGCAAGGAGGACGCAGTGCCGCCCCGCGCGAGCTCGCCCCCGCTGGGTGCCCCCCGGTGCTCGGAGCCCCCTGCCTCCCCGCCAGGAGAGTCACTGGTGCCCATCGCTAACGCAGCCGACGCGGCCCACCCCGAACCCAGGACCCTCTTTTTGAAGACCCCTGGTCTTGGAGATTCCGTGGGGCTTCCAGCCGCCAAAAAGGGGCCTCAGCCCTGCAGCAGCCCTCCCGGAGGATTGTTCCTCAGACCCAAAGACCTGGCTGGCTGTTTCCACAAAGACCTGGGCTCTCAGTCCTCAGCCCCAGACAGCCCACCGGCCATCAGGGCAGGCCTCTGCCAGGGTGGCGAGGATGCCAGTTCCCAAGAGCCCAAGCCACCCAGGAACCCACCCTACACAGTCGTCACGGGCCCAGGCAAAGCTGAATCGCCACCGGCCTTGGAGCGCGCGGCCCTTTTCTCGGGGCTGCCTGGGCACGGCTTCGAGCCGCCAGTCTACGGCAGCCTCTCTGGGAACGGGGACACCCAGGTGCCGCGTGCGTGTGCTGCCCCTCCCCCGAGGAAACTTCAGCTAGACCCGCCGTACCCCTCGTTTCTGCCCAAGATGGGCTGGTGCCTGCTGGAGGAAGTGTCCCCCGTGCCGCCTGGCCGTCTGCGCACTTCTCCCAGCCTCTCAGGGGAAAAGGCATTCAGTCAGAGGTGTCCCGGTGAAGGGACTGTGGCCACCAGCCTCCCCACTTTGCCCGGCAAGGTTATCAAATGTAGCACCGCTTGTAGCGGTGACCTGTCAGAGGAGGAGCTCGAGATCAAAAGGCTGGTCACCGAACTGGAGTGTCAGCTGCAAAGCAAAGGCGCACAGGACGCCCCGGGAGAGCCGTGCGGAGCCAGCGTCACCAGTCCTGGGGAACTGAGTCCACACCCGGAGGGGGCAGAAACAACTGTGGCCACCACGGGGGGCACTCTAGGGGGCCCCCAGGAGGAGTGGCCCTCGTTGCACCCTGGAGAAGCAGCCCTGGCCCCCGGCGCCCACAAGGATGTGGTTCCTGGGGGTCCTTTCAGGCCCACTGAGGCCAGCCTCAGTTTCCGGCCAGTGCAGAAAGCCGGGGTCTCCAAGACGGGGCTCCCCAGGGCCGAAGGGGGCCTCGGGGCCCAGCTGGAAGTCTGTTTACCGGAGCCCCCATGGGACATGGGGAGTTTAGCGAAGCGCAGCCCAAGCCCTGAGCCTTCACTTCCTGAGGGTAACAGGGCCGCCAGAATACAGCACAGCCAAGACCTCCCACTGCTCTTTCTCTGCCCACGGAGAGGGGGGCATTCCCCGGGATCCCACAGGGCACCTGGGCCCGGCCGAGACCCCTCAGAGCTGGAAGCGTTCGGCAGCCCTGTTGCTCCTCTTGCACCTGGTTTGGCATTTCGGGGGGCCGAGCTTCTGCCCCTGGGTGCCACCCCACATTCTGGGGCCAGTCACAACGGTGCCCCCAAGGGACACTCTGTGAGCAGCACAGGTGGGCCAGGAGGAGCAAGGCTCCTGTCCCCTGTAGCAGGGGGCCCTGGCCCTGAGGGTAATGAGGGGTCTGTACCAGCGGGGGCCTCCCCAAGTCGTGCCTCCGTGCCCGACCCCAGCCCTGGCAGGAGGCCCCAGGACCCGGCCTCGAGCCCCCTTCATCAGCTCCAGCTCCTGGTGTCCAGAGCGGCTGAGAGAGAAGATGACACCCGGGGTTCACAGGGGCCCCCGCCTGATGACACCCAGAGTCCTCAGCACAGCGACCCCTCAGATCCGGGAGAGGAGAGTGTGGAAGGTGGGAAAATGGCCTGCAGCCCTGCCCAAGGCTTCCCGGGGGTTATGCGGATGACAGCCGTCCCTGCTGTGGCCGGACGCCAGCTGGGGCCAGAGGGAGATGGACATCCAGGCTCACACGGCCAGGCCGAGAAGCCCGAGGGCCAAGTTGGAGCCAGCCAACTGCAGCCAGATGACCGGGGGAGGCCGGGGCGGCCGGCCCAGCTAGCCGGGCAGCTCCAGAGAAGCAGGGCGGCCGTGGGCCTTTGGAACGGGGCACGGACCACCCCAGGCCCCGCCTACTCTGAGGCGGAGTCTTCAGTCCCAGCCTTGGCAGCAGCCGACACGGGAGATGGGCCCGAGGACCAGGCTCCAGAGGCAGTAGCTGGCCCAGGCCTTCGGAAGCATCTGCTGTTCACTGGTGAGAGCCCAGCGCCCCCCACCAGGGACCTGGCCATGCACACCCCCTCGCCCACTTCTGCAGCCACCCCTGATCCCTGCGGCCCCACGGAAGGCCCAGCTCACCACCCTCTCCGGGGGGACTGTGGCCCCCTGGAAGGCCCGCCCGAGGAGCCCAGCTTCGTCGGTGTCTTCACTCCCGCCCATGGAGGGGACTGCCCTGGAGGTCGCGTGGCAAGGACCCTAGAGGGTTCCAGAAAGGAGAGACCCAGGGAAGCTCCTGCCTGtgtcacccctccccccccagcgaGGGCCACCTCCCCGAGAGTGACCATCACGGCCGCTGCCCTGTCCGGCATCCCTACCACTGGTGGCCTGGGGGCAGTCAGAGGCCCCAGGGCCGAGTGGCCAGACCCCAGGGGAGCCCTGTCCAGCACCCACCCCGATGGGGTGCCCAAGGGCCCCTCCTCAGAACCCCCAGGCAACAGGGAAAGCCACGGTGTCACCGCTGTGCCCACTGACCCTTCCACACGGGGGGCCATGGGGCCAGATCCCCACACCTGCCAGGAAGGTGAGGCAGAGGCCAGCCTCCAGGAACAGGAGGGCCTAGAGATGCCCGGGGCTGGGCGCCCTGCCGTTACAGAGGCATCCGAAGCCGGCACCAGGGGTCTGAGGGTCACCTGCCCTGCCACAGAGCTCCACCCAGGCAGAACCACAACTCCGAGCGGCACAGCCAGTGACTCCAGGCCACGGTCCCCCCAAAGCCTCGGGGACACCCTCCACCGGAGACCCCAGGGGGATCCCCTCAGTCCCCAGGACCCCAGACAGAAGCCTCGTGGCTTTAAAAAGAAGCCAGTGTTCACTGAGAACGGCCACTGGAGGGGCGGAGCCCCCAGCGGGCAGCCTGTGACCTGTGAGGTCTGCTCGGCCTCCTTCCGCTCTGGGCCGGGCCTGAGCCGCCACAGAGCCAGGAAGCACGGGCTGCACAGGGCTACTGCCTCCCAGCCAAGCCCAGCGGCCCCACCTGCCCCCCAGACGTGCCACCCACCGGGAAAGAAGAGCCGCAGGGTGCCGGGGAAGGAGAGACCGAGGCGCCTGGTGGGAGACCCCAGTCAGGCCGGGAGGCCAAGCCCTGCTCGCGGCTCTGTGGCACCTGAGGATGCCCTGGGTCCCGGGATGTCCAGGGGGCTTAGGCGGGGGCTCAGCCTTCTGGGAGCACCGGGCTGTCCCCCTCGCTGGGAACCACATCCCCCAGACATGGTCAAGCAAGGGGTGGGCGTGAGGCCTGCAGAGCCCAGGAAACAGGACCAGCTGGAGAGGGATGAGGCCCGTTCCAAACAGACAAAGAAAGGCGGGGGCCAGAGGCGGGGCAGGCCGCCCGCAGACTTCCCCAGCGAGTCAGAGGGGAAAGCCAGCAAGAGGGCGAGAAAGCCAAGAGCGAGAAGGTTCCGGGAGGAGAGCGGTCTCCAGGGCCCCGCAGATGAGATTTCAGGGAGAAGAGGCTGGAATCCATCAGCTGCCGTTGCCAACTGCCCAGCTCTCCCGAGCCGCCGCCTCTCACCAGAGGCAGAGCAGGAGACCGAGTCCCCGCAGCCGCCTCTCGTCGCCACGGACCTGGAGGAGACGCCTGCACGGAAGCCTCCTGGGGATCGGGTGGCCTGTCCAGGGATGGTGGAGGGGGCACCTCCCGGGCCAGAAGGGCCAGTGGGGCGGAAAGCAGCCTCGGCAAGAGGGTGCGGGGAACCCCGAGAGACCAGGATGTCTGGCATCTGCAAAGAGCCGTCGAGGGCAGCTGGGGGTAAACCTGCAGGGGACAGCAGAGTGGCCGAGAGCAGAGCAGGGCAAGGCGTCCGGGAGGGGCACGAGGCCCCCTGGGACCCCCAGGCCCCTCCCGAGACTCGTGGTCCTGAAGCAGGCGGCACCGTCAGCAGTTGCCTGTGGGACCCCCTGCACAGTCCAGGAGAGGGGGTCCAGGGGCGGGAGAGCACTGCCCCTGGGGCCCCCAGCCCGAATCTCGGAGACCCTCTGAGCTTGTTTGATGATGAAGCCTCCTTTTCCCAGCTCTTCCCCCTGGGAGACCGCTTGGTTCGGAAGAAGAACCCCCGTGTCTATGGGAAGCGCTGTAAAAAGTCGAAGCCACCTCCCCAGCCCGCGCCCAGCAGCCGGGCAGGGGGCAGTGCCGCTCTGTCCTCCTTCCGCCTGCCCACAGACCTCAGTGACTCTGGCTCGCTCTGCCTGTCCCACGAGGACCCGTGGGGTGACGAGGCTGCGGGTCTGCCAGAGTCCTTCCTCCTGGAGGGCTTCCTCAGCAGCAAGGTGCCTGGCATTGACCCCTGGGCCGTGGGCCCCAGCCTGTGGGCCCTGGAGCCCCACGCGGAGGCGGAGCCCTGCTGCGCCGAGGACCACCCGTCAGAAAGCATCCCTGAGCTGCATGTGGTCCCGGCAGCTTGGCGAGGCCTGGAGCTGCAGGCCCCCGCCGACGGGGCCACCTCTTCTCCAGGAGACGCGAGCCCCGAGCCCCCCAACCTAGAGCGAGAGCACCCCGAGTGTGGCGTCCCCGGGAGCGCCGCGGATCTGCAGGTGCAGGACCTGTGCTTCCTAGGACCCTGCGAAGACCCCGCAGGTCTCCCGGGCACCAGCTTCTTGGACTTCGAGGCCACGGCCAGTTCCCAGGGCCCACAGAGCAGGACAGAGGAGGCGGCCGGGGCAAGAAGGGCCCCAGGCGGAGGCCGGCCCACCAAGGCCAGGAGGGCGTCCTACAAGTGCCGGGTGTGCTTTCAGCGCTTCCACGGCCTGGGAGAGCTGGACCTCCACAAGCTGGCCCACAGCCCCTCGCCGCCCCCCACCTGTTACATGTGCGTGGAGCGCAGGTTCGGCTCCCGCGAGCTGCTGAGGGAACACCTGCAGGAGAAGCACGTGCAGAGCAAGGCCGGGCTGTGGGCCTGCGGCATGTGCCGGCGGGAGGTCGCCGGCGTCTGGATGTACAACGAGCACCTGCGAGAGCACGCCGTGCGCTTCGCCCGCAAGGGGCAGGCGCGGAGGTCCCTGGGGGACCTGCCCGGATGTTGGGAGGGGGACGGCGTGGCCACGCGCTTCCTGAGCGGCATCGTGGGACAGGCCCCCAAACCCCACCGGGGCAAGCGCTCCATCGGCGGCAAGGCAGGCGGGGGCCCCGCGGAGGCGGCAGGGGCGGATGTGGGAGCTGGGAAGGAATTCCCGGGGGAGAGACGAAGACCCAAGGCCCGCGCCACCGGCTCAGACCCGGACAGCGCCTCGGCCCAGGGCAGCCCGTCAGCCTGCGTGAACCCCGCCCCGCCCGGCGGCCTGTCCCCCGACGGCCGTTCGCACAGCGAGTCCCCGCCCCCAGCCGTCCCGGTGCACCAGGACTGCAAGGACCCCGCCCGCGACTGCCACCACTGCGGGAAGCGGTTCCCCAAGCCGTTCAAGCTGCAGCGCCACCTGGCGGTGCACAGCCCGCAGCGCGTCTACCTGTGCCCCCAGTGCCCGCGGGTGTACCCCGAGCACCAGGAGCTGCGCGTGCACCTGGGCGGCGAGCACGGGCTGAGCGGGGAGCTGGAGCTGCAGCACACCCCGCTGTACGCCTGCGAGCTTTGCGCCAACGTCACGCACATCAGCAAGAGGTCCTTCGTCTGCAGCTCCTGCAACTACACCTTTGCCAAAAAGGAGCAGTTCGACCGGCACATGGACAAACACCGGAGGAGGGGGCAGCAGCCCTTCACCTTCCGCGGCGTGCGGAGGCCCGGCGCCCCCGGGCACAAGGCCTTGGTCCGAGAGGGCTCGCTTCCCAGCAAACGGCGCAGGGTGGCCACGTCCAGCAGCCCCCCCGGGTCCGGCGTGGACGGGCCTCTGTCCCGGGACAGCGGCCCCACCCTGAGCGAGCGgtgcctcccagccctgccccagcccggCCCAGAGGCAGCTCCCAGCACCACAGCAGGGCAGCCCGGGACCCCAGAGAGGCCCACAGACCCCGTGGGCCACCCGGTCGGCGGCAGCgatctgccctctgccctccaggagctcctGCCCCCGTCTCTGTCTCCTTTCCCGGCGGCCTCGGCTGATGGCACAGATGGCCACGAGCCAGGCCAGGCCCTGGAGAGCTCCGAGGACGAGGCTTCCCCAGGCAGCCCTGGGCGCTTCCTCCAGCAGGCTCTCCCCTTAGGGGGCTCTCTGCCCCAGCCGGGGGCCAGAGGCCAAGACGCAGAGGAAAAGAGGGCAGCTGGCCCGCTCTCAGGGAAACACAGGACCCCAAGCGCCCCTGGCAAATGTGCCCCTGACCATCACCCAGAAGCCCCCTCTCTGCTCTGGAAGGAGAAGCAGGTGTCCACGTGTCACGTGGCGCCTGCCGGGGGTGCAGGAGGCCCCTCCCTCAGAGGCAGTGCCAACAAGCCCGGGGGCTGCCAGAGCTCGTCCAAGGACAGGTCAGCCTCGTCCACCGCCAGCAAAGCACCCAAGTTCCCAGTACAACTGAAGAAGGCGGTGCCCAGCCCAGTGCCCACAGAGCTCCCCCGTGGCGCTGAGGACAGGCCAAAGCCCACCACCCTCCAAGTCAAGCCGGGCCCCGGCTCCCAGGGCGCCGGAGGCCCCCGGCAGGGCACCAAGGCAGCCGGCGGCAGCCAGCCCCAGCCGGCCAGCGGGCAGCTCCAAAGCGAGACAGCCACCACCCCAGCCAAGCCCAACGGCCCGGGCCAGGGCCCCGCCCCAGACAAGGCCCCCCCTCGAGCCCCAGCCAAGGGCTACCCCAAGGGACCAAGGGGAGCCAGTGACCAGGGGCCGCGAGGGAGCCTGGGCCCCAGGGAGGACGGGGACAGCagtgagaagaagaggaagggccGGGCGCCGGGGCCAACCAGGAACGAAGCCGTGGGGAGCCCAGGGAGAGGCCCCGCGGTCCCTGACAAACCCCCCCGGGCCCCGCGAAAGCAGGCGACTCCCAGCCGTGTGCTCCCTGCCAAGCCCAAGGCCGGCAGCCAGAACGGGACGACACCGCCCCAGCCCTCAGAGCCGCGGAAGGGGGAGCCCGGCCACGCCCCAGGGAGCAGCAGGCGCGGCAAGGAGGCGCTGGGCAAGGCCCTCCCCCAGGCCAGACCCCCGCATAGGCCCCCCAGGAGGGGCGGGGCTGTCCTCGGTGCTGAACCCCCCAACTCCCGGGCCTGCCGGACAGCCGAGTCCCAGAGCCACCTCCTCAGCCAACTTTTTGGGCAGAGACTAACCAGCTTCAAGATCCCTTTAAAAAAGGATGCTTCCGAGTAA